In Pseudoalteromonas carrageenovora IAM 12662, the following proteins share a genomic window:
- the hemC gene encoding hydroxymethylbilane synthase — protein sequence MTEKTKLVRIATRKSALALWQAEFVKAQLEHFHSDVRVELVPMSTQGDIILDTPLAKIGGKGLFVKELEQAMLDGRADIAVHSMKDVPVDFPEGLALHTICEREDPRDAFVSNNFANISELPKGAIVGTSSLRRQCQIRALRPDLEIRDLRGNVNTRLAKLDDGQYDAIILAAAGLIRLEMGERIADYIEPEVSLPANGQGAVGIECRIDDEVTKALLAPLEHTQTRIRVNAERAMNRHLEGGCQVPIGAYALVDGEQVHLRGLVGAVDGSEILNDEVTGHINDAEKIGVELAKKLLAQGADKILAEVYRDA from the coding sequence ATGACAGAAAAAACAAAACTAGTACGCATAGCCACTCGTAAAAGCGCTTTAGCGCTTTGGCAGGCTGAATTTGTTAAAGCACAGCTTGAGCATTTTCATAGTGATGTGCGCGTAGAATTAGTCCCTATGTCGACTCAAGGGGATATTATTTTAGATACCCCACTTGCTAAAATTGGCGGTAAAGGCTTATTTGTTAAAGAGCTTGAACAAGCTATGTTAGATGGACGTGCCGATATTGCCGTACATTCTATGAAAGATGTACCTGTTGATTTTCCTGAAGGCTTAGCGCTGCACACCATTTGTGAGCGAGAAGATCCGCGCGATGCATTTGTTTCAAATAACTTTGCTAACATAAGCGAGTTACCAAAGGGTGCGATTGTAGGGACTTCGAGTTTACGTCGTCAGTGTCAAATTAGAGCACTACGCCCGGATTTAGAAATTCGTGACTTGCGCGGAAACGTCAATACACGTTTGGCTAAATTAGATGACGGCCAATACGATGCTATTATTTTAGCAGCAGCAGGGCTTATTCGTTTAGAAATGGGCGAGCGTATTGCCGATTATATTGAGCCAGAAGTATCATTACCTGCAAATGGCCAAGGTGCTGTAGGTATTGAATGTCGTATTGATGATGAAGTAACAAAAGCGTTGCTTGCACCGCTTGAGCATACGCAAACACGTATACGTGTAAATGCAGAACGTGCCATGAACCGTCACTTAGAAGGCGGATGTCAAGTGCCAATAGGCGCTTATGCATTAGTTGATGGCGAACAAGTGCATTTACGTGGTTTAGTTGGTGCCGTTGATGGTAGTGAAATTTTAAACGATGAAGTTACTGGTCATATTAATGATGCAGAGAAAATTGGTGTTGAGCTTGCTAAAAAGCTACTAGCTCAAGGTGCAGATAAAATATTAGCTGAAGTTTATAGAGACGCATAA